In Streptomyces sp. NBC_00448, the following are encoded in one genomic region:
- a CDS encoding chloride channel protein has protein sequence MVLALVVGCGAGVGAIAFRRLIETFTRALSGHADYSAAGHVANPHVPWLGHWFVLLAPVLAGLIHGPLVQRYAKEARGHGVPEVMYAVARRGGRIAPQVAVVKSLASALCIGGGGSVGREGPIVQIGSALGSTLGRTVRVAEDRMRVLVACGAAGGIAATFNAPLAGVFFAMELILRDFTAESFGMVVLASVTASVIGRAAFGDHPFLHLPAFTVTHLSQYLLFAALGVLAGAVGVGFTRVLYWVEDACDWAWRGPEWARPAVGGLLLGGLLLVLPEMYGVGYPVLERAVGGRYAIGFLVVLLLGKMLATSLTIGIGGSGGVFAPSLFMGATLGAAYGAAAHHLLPSVAGPVGAYGLIGMGAAFAGAARAPITAVVIMFELTGEYTIILPLMTAIVLATLTSRAMSADTIYTLKLRRRGIDLDRAPGEAVLAGITVATVMEPVPDPLDGATPLAEAAEALARSPHGVLPVTVDGTYLGTATARTAAETLADGAHATATVGTIAHLPAPVTATTDLSTALDALVTAEGAGLPVLDDTREHLTGWITHQAILRALRHASRTAASP, from the coding sequence CTGGTGCTGGCGCTGGTCGTCGGCTGCGGGGCGGGGGTGGGGGCGATCGCCTTCCGCCGGCTGATCGAGACGTTCACCCGCGCGCTGTCCGGGCACGCGGACTACTCCGCCGCGGGCCACGTCGCCAACCCGCACGTGCCGTGGCTCGGGCACTGGTTCGTGCTGCTCGCCCCGGTCCTGGCCGGACTGATCCACGGCCCACTGGTGCAGCGCTACGCGAAGGAGGCCCGCGGCCACGGCGTGCCCGAGGTGATGTACGCCGTCGCGCGGCGCGGCGGGCGGATCGCCCCGCAGGTCGCGGTGGTGAAGTCGCTGGCGTCCGCGCTGTGCATCGGGGGCGGCGGCTCGGTCGGCCGGGAAGGCCCGATCGTGCAGATCGGCTCCGCCCTGGGCTCCACGCTCGGCCGCACCGTGCGGGTCGCGGAGGACCGGATGCGGGTGCTGGTGGCGTGCGGCGCGGCCGGCGGCATCGCGGCGACCTTCAACGCGCCGCTGGCCGGGGTGTTCTTCGCGATGGAGCTGATCCTGCGGGACTTCACCGCCGAGTCGTTCGGCATGGTCGTGCTCGCCTCGGTCACCGCGAGCGTCATCGGCCGGGCCGCGTTCGGCGACCACCCCTTCCTGCACCTGCCCGCGTTCACCGTCACCCACCTCTCCCAGTACCTCCTGTTCGCCGCGCTCGGCGTGCTGGCCGGCGCCGTCGGTGTCGGGTTCACCCGGGTCCTTTACTGGGTGGAGGACGCCTGCGACTGGGCCTGGCGCGGCCCGGAGTGGGCCCGCCCCGCGGTCGGCGGGCTGCTGCTCGGCGGCCTGCTGCTGGTCCTGCCCGAGATGTACGGCGTCGGCTACCCCGTCCTGGAGAGAGCCGTCGGCGGCCGGTACGCGATCGGGTTCCTGGTGGTCCTGCTGCTCGGCAAGATGCTCGCCACCAGCCTGACGATCGGCATCGGCGGCAGCGGCGGGGTCTTCGCGCCCTCGCTGTTCATGGGGGCCACACTCGGTGCCGCCTACGGTGCCGCCGCCCACCACCTGCTGCCGTCGGTCGCCGGACCGGTCGGCGCGTACGGCCTGATCGGGATGGGCGCCGCCTTCGCCGGCGCGGCCCGCGCCCCGATCACCGCCGTGGTCATCATGTTCGAACTCACCGGCGAGTACACGATCATCCTGCCGCTCATGACCGCGATCGTGCTGGCCACGCTCACCAGCCGCGCGATGTCCGCCGACACGATCTACACCCTCAAGCTGCGCCGCCGCGGCATCGACCTCGACCGCGCCCCGGGCGAAGCCGTCCTGGCCGGCATCACCGTCGCCACCGTCATGGAACCCGTCCCCGACCCGCTGGACGGCGCCACCCCGCTCGCCGAGGCGGCCGAGGCGCTGGCCCGCTCGCCGCACGGCGTCCTGCCGGTCACCGTGGACGGCACCTACCTCGGCACCGCGACCGCCCGCACCGCCGCCGAGACCCTCGCCGACGGAGCCCACGCCACCGCGACCGTCGGGACCATCGCCCACCTGCCCGCGCCCGTCACCGCCACCACCGACCTGTCCACCGCCCTCGACGCGCTCGTCACCGCCGAAGGCGCCGGCCTGCCCGTCCTCGACGACACCCGCGAACACCTCACCGGCTGGATCACCCACCAG